The region GTGCTGCACCTGCGCCAGCAGTACGACGCCACGCTGCCGCTGCTGTTCATGAACTCCTTCCGCACCTCGGCCGACACGATGGCCGCGCTCGAGCGCTACGACGAGCTGCCCGTCGACGGCCTGCCGCTGGAGTTCCTGCAGAACAAGGAGCCCAAGCTCCTCGAGGCCGACCTGATGCCGGCCGCCTACCCCAAGGCACCTGACCTCGAGTGGTGCCCGCCCGGCCATGGCGACCTCTACACCGCGCTGCGCGGCACCGGCCTGCTCGCCCGTCTCATCGACGCCGGATTCCGCTACGTCTTCGTCTCCAACTCCGACAACCTCGGCGCCGTCCCCGACGCGCGGGTCGCCGGCTGGTTCGCCCAGAGCGGTGCGCCGTTCGCCATCGAGGCCGTGCGTCGCACGCCGTCCGACCGCAAGGGCGGGCACTTCGCGCGCCGCAAGTCCGACGGCCGCATCGTGCTGCGCGAGTCTGCCCAGACGCTCGACGCCGACAAGGAGGCGCTGGCCGACCTCAGCCGGCACCAGTTCTGCTCGACCAACAACCTCTGGTTCGACCTGCAGGCGATGTCCGACGCGCTCGACGCCCGCGGCGGCATCCTCGGCCTGCCCCTGATCCGCAACGTGAAGCACCTCGACCCGGCCGACGCGTCGACCCCGAAGGTGATCCAGGTCGAGACCGCGATGGGTGCGGCGATCGAGGTCTTCGAGGGAGCCCGCACGATCGAGGTCGGCCGCGACAGGTTCGTCCCGGTCAAGACCACCGACGACCTGCTGGTGCTGCGCTCCGACGTCTACGACATCGGCAAGGACTTCGTCCTCGACCAGACCGGCGACGAGGTGCCCTACGTCTCGCTCGACGGCGAGTTCTACAAGCTCGTCGGTGACTTCGACAAGCGCTTCCCCGAGGGCGCGCCGTCGCTGCGCGAGGCCGACTCGTTCACCGTCGAGGGCGACTGGACCTTCGGCCACGGCGTGAAGGTCGTCGGGGAGGTCACCCTCAACGCGAGCTCCGCCAAGCGCGTCGAGGGCGGCACGATCCTCGACGAGCAGGAGCAGCATGGCTGAGCCGGATCACGGGCCGCACCGCGCCACAGCGCCCGGCCTGCTCCCCGTCGGGGACTACCTCGACCGCATCCTCGCCACCATCTCCCCGCTGCCG is a window of Nocardioides oleivorans DNA encoding:
- a CDS encoding UTP--glucose-1-phosphate uridylyltransferase, which produces MGSKGNAQGLALAREKMRAAGVDEVAVDTFAHYYRLLEHGETGMIAEDTIDPLDMEALADVEVPDDVATEAIRRTAVIKLNGGLGTSMGMERAKSLLCVRRGLSFLDIIARQVLHLRQQYDATLPLLFMNSFRTSADTMAALERYDELPVDGLPLEFLQNKEPKLLEADLMPAAYPKAPDLEWCPPGHGDLYTALRGTGLLARLIDAGFRYVFVSNSDNLGAVPDARVAGWFAQSGAPFAIEAVRRTPSDRKGGHFARRKSDGRIVLRESAQTLDADKEALADLSRHQFCSTNNLWFDLQAMSDALDARGGILGLPLIRNVKHLDPADASTPKVIQVETAMGAAIEVFEGARTIEVGRDRFVPVKTTDDLLVLRSDVYDIGKDFVLDQTGDEVPYVSLDGEFYKLVGDFDKRFPEGAPSLREADSFTVEGDWTFGHGVKVVGEVTLNASSAKRVEGGTILDEQEQHG